Proteins from a genomic interval of Chroococcidiopsis thermalis PCC 7203:
- a CDS encoding glycosyltransferase yields MQKIFQQRTVKFFIGGGVAAALNVWLISLLIDRLGFHTPELRNLANAISMEVSLLFSFFIYRIWVWTGGDWRLEKVLWRQLPLYHISASSSIIIRLILFPILDWLSLSPQNNTLIGVLLGAILNYIISDRLVFQTRKKTELYYPEGLAPALASPSNSAKLPVTSTSIEPTLVLSIVIPAYNEEDCIARTIQSISQVLEEKYIPYDILVVNDNSRDRTEAVLQQLRLQNPKVTYINNYYPNGFGFAVRCGLENFQGDAVAIVMADCSDAPEDIVAYYYKLCQGYECVFGSRFIKGGKVIDYPAHKLIVNRLANLFIQILFGLNFNDTTNAFKAYRREVIKGVYPLLSHHFNLTVEIPLKAIARGYSYAVIPISWRNRTTGVSKLKLKEMGSRYLFIALCIFLEKKLSRGDYVRKNLQSAIRR; encoded by the coding sequence ATGCAAAAAATATTTCAACAACGAACAGTTAAATTTTTCATTGGTGGAGGTGTAGCAGCAGCACTGAATGTGTGGCTCATTTCTCTATTAATCGATCGCTTAGGGTTTCATACACCTGAATTGCGAAATCTAGCCAATGCAATATCAATGGAGGTTTCCTTATTATTTAGTTTTTTTATCTACCGCATCTGGGTATGGACTGGCGGTGATTGGAGGCTGGAAAAAGTTTTGTGGCGACAGTTACCGCTCTATCATATATCTGCTAGTTCGAGCATAATTATACGTTTAATACTTTTTCCTATCCTCGATTGGTTAAGTCTTAGCCCTCAAAATAATACCCTAATAGGTGTGCTACTAGGTGCTATTCTTAACTATATAATTAGCGATCGCTTAGTATTTCAAACTAGGAAAAAGACCGAGCTGTATTACCCAGAAGGATTAGCACCAGCTTTAGCAAGTCCGTCAAATTCAGCCAAACTACCTGTAACCTCCACAAGTATTGAACCTACTCTGGTTCTTTCAATAGTCATTCCAGCTTATAACGAAGAGGATTGTATTGCCCGAACAATCCAATCGATTAGCCAAGTTTTAGAAGAGAAGTACATCCCTTACGACATTTTAGTAGTTAATGATAATAGTCGCGATCGCACAGAAGCAGTTTTACAACAGCTTCGCTTACAAAATCCTAAAGTAACCTACATTAATAACTATTATCCTAATGGTTTTGGTTTTGCAGTACGCTGCGGTTTAGAGAATTTTCAAGGGGATGCTGTAGCGATTGTGATGGCAGATTGCTCTGATGCTCCAGAAGACATAGTTGCTTACTACTATAAGCTATGCCAAGGTTACGAATGCGTGTTTGGTTCTCGCTTTATTAAAGGTGGTAAAGTCATTGATTATCCAGCTCATAAGTTAATTGTGAATCGTTTAGCCAATTTATTTATTCAAATCTTATTTGGCTTAAACTTCAATGACACGACTAATGCTTTTAAGGCTTATCGCCGAGAAGTCATTAAGGGAGTTTATCCACTTTTATCTCATCACTTTAATCTTACGGTTGAAATTCCGCTTAAAGCGATCGCGCGAGGCTACTCTTACGCAGTTATACCAATTTCCTGGCGCAATCGTACAACAGGAGTGTCTAAGTTAAAGCTAAAAGAGATGGGGAGCCGTTATTTATTTATTGCCCTCTGTATCTTTCTAGAAAAGAAACTTTCTAGAGGAGATTATGTTCGGAAGAACTTACAATCTGCAATTCGTAGATGA
- a CDS encoding NAD-dependent epimerase/dehydratase family protein codes for MTIILVTGSAGLIGSESVRFFCDRGYTVVGIDNNMRQTFFGENASTKWNRDLLLEKYEERYIHHNIDIRDREAVTKLFQDYGTDISLIIHTAAQPSHDWAARDPYTDFTVNANGTLILLENTRQICPNAVFIFCSTNKVYGDKPNFLPLIEQEWRWEIEETHPYSVGIDETMCIDQCKHSLFGTSKVAADVLVQEYGRYFDMKTASFRGGCLTGPSHSGTELHGFLSYLMKCTMLGKPYRVYGYKGKQVRDNIHSYDLVNAFYHFYQAPRIGEVYNIGGSRFSNCSILEAIQECEAIAEKKLNWSYEEVNRSGDHIWWISDVRKFQQHYPGWNLTYGIKNIIKEIYIQNTSRWN; via the coding sequence ATGACAATTATTCTAGTCACGGGTTCGGCAGGATTAATTGGTTCTGAATCAGTGAGATTTTTCTGCGACCGGGGTTATACCGTTGTAGGAATTGATAATAATATGCGGCAAACATTCTTTGGGGAAAATGCCTCAACTAAATGGAACCGCGATTTGCTATTAGAAAAATATGAAGAACGCTACATTCATCATAATATTGATATTCGCGATCGCGAGGCAGTTACCAAACTATTTCAAGACTATGGCACAGACATTAGCTTAATTATTCATACAGCAGCTCAGCCTTCACACGACTGGGCAGCTCGCGACCCCTACACTGATTTTACAGTCAATGCTAACGGCACTTTGATCTTACTAGAAAATACCCGTCAAATTTGTCCAAATGCAGTTTTCATTTTTTGTTCTACTAATAAAGTTTATGGAGACAAACCGAATTTCTTACCACTAATCGAGCAAGAGTGGCGTTGGGAAATTGAGGAAACGCACCCATACAGTGTTGGCATTGATGAAACAATGTGTATTGACCAATGCAAACACTCTTTGTTTGGAACTTCCAAGGTTGCAGCGGATGTATTAGTCCAAGAATACGGACGTTACTTTGACATGAAAACTGCTAGTTTTCGAGGTGGATGTTTAACAGGTCCTAGTCACTCAGGTACTGAATTACATGGGTTTTTATCTTATTTAATGAAATGCACGATGTTAGGAAAACCCTATCGGGTTTATGGCTATAAGGGTAAGCAAGTCAGAGACAATATTCATAGCTACGATCTAGTCAATGCTTTCTATCATTTTTACCAAGCTCCTCGAATTGGTGAAGTTTACAACATTGGGGGAAGTCGGTTCAGTAATTGCTCGATATTAGAAGCGATTCAAGAATGTGAAGCGATCGCTGAGAAAAAACTCAATTGGAGTTATGAAGAAGTTAATAGAAGCGGAGATCATATTTGGTGGATTAGCGATGTTCGGAAGTTCCAGCAGCATTATCCAGGCTGGAATTTAACCTATGGCATCAAAAACATTATCAAAGAGATTTACATTCAAAATACGAGTCGTTGGAATTAA
- a CDS encoding RNA-guided endonuclease InsQ/TnpB family protein yields the protein MLDVLKVRIYPNKEQEISLAKSFGCSRFVWNFYLNKTNTQYQETGKGMTYCQMAKDLTQLKKLSDYEWLQEPTAAVLQQSLKNLETAFKNFFLKRTGFPKFKSKHSKQSIRFPESCSIKEGSLKLPKLGLVKVSLSKTVNSKIKSVTVSKTSTDKYFAAILFETDKLATKKQGKISGIDLGLNSLVTVFDGETCYKVDPIKPTRKYAKRLRVRQKSLSRKVKGSNNRRKAIKVVAKVHEKISNTRQDFLHKLSRKLVDDNQVIVTENLCVKGLARTKLAKSIHDAGFGMLLNFISYKLEREEGNFIQVDRFFPSTKLCSCCGHKNDLLNLSIREWICPGCQTTHDRDENASRNLRAEGIRILSTNTVGHTEIQACGEAVRLVGTCTKKRVSEKQESPATLRDSISGGVSIF from the coding sequence ATGTTAGACGTATTAAAGGTCAGAATTTATCCAAATAAAGAGCAAGAGATATCTTTAGCTAAGAGCTTTGGGTGTTCTCGCTTTGTTTGGAATTTTTACCTCAACAAAACTAATACTCAATATCAAGAAACTGGGAAAGGTATGACTTACTGCCAAATGGCAAAAGACCTAACTCAGTTGAAGAAACTGTCTGATTATGAATGGTTGCAAGAACCAACTGCTGCTGTCCTGCAACAATCGCTTAAGAATCTAGAAACTGCATTTAAGAATTTCTTTTTGAAACGTACTGGATTTCCTAAGTTCAAAAGTAAACATTCTAAGCAGTCAATCCGCTTTCCTGAAAGCTGTTCGATTAAGGAGGGTAGCTTAAAACTTCCTAAACTTGGATTGGTTAAAGTTAGTCTTTCTAAGACTGTCAACAGCAAGATTAAATCCGTAACTGTTTCCAAAACAAGTACAGATAAATATTTTGCGGCGATACTATTCGAGACTGATAAGTTAGCTACTAAAAAACAGGGAAAGATATCAGGAATCGACCTTGGGCTAAATAGTCTAGTAACTGTCTTTGATGGTGAAACCTGTTACAAAGTTGATCCAATCAAACCCACTAGAAAATACGCTAAAAGACTAAGAGTTAGACAAAAATCTTTATCTCGTAAAGTCAAGGGATCTAACAATAGGCGTAAGGCAATCAAAGTAGTCGCTAAAGTTCACGAAAAAATATCAAACACAAGACAAGATTTTCTCCATAAACTCTCACGAAAGTTAGTTGACGATAACCAAGTCATAGTAACTGAGAACCTTTGTGTTAAAGGATTAGCGCGTACCAAGTTAGCCAAGTCAATACATGATGCTGGTTTTGGAATGCTGCTTAATTTCATCAGCTACAAACTAGAGAGAGAAGAAGGTAACTTCATCCAAGTTGACAGATTCTTTCCCAGTACAAAGCTTTGTTCATGTTGTGGTCATAAAAATGATTTGCTGAATTTAAGTATCCGTGAGTGGATTTGCCCAGGTTGTCAAACAACCCACGACAGAGATGAAAATGCCTCACGAAACTTGAGAGCAGAAGGGATAAGAATACTGTCAACAAATACTGTGGGACACACAGAAATTCAAGCTTGTGGAGAAGCAGTAAGACTCGTTGGTACTTGTACCAAAAAGCGTGTTTCTGAGAAACAAGAATCTCCCGCTACATTGCGCGATTCAATTAGCGGGGGAGTGTCAATTTTCTAA
- the tnpA gene encoding IS200/IS605 family transposase, translating to MYNHGFRSVYKLNAHIVLVVKYRRKAINAEILNRLKEIITDTLKKWDCELLEFNGEADHVHLLIDYKPDKPLSTLIGNIKTVSSRLIRKEFPCLAKKYFYNKPYFWTGAYFVASCGGVTVEQLKNYVENQEQSKQ from the coding sequence ATGTATAATCACGGTTTCAGGTCTGTTTACAAACTTAACGCTCATATTGTTCTAGTCGTCAAGTACCGCAGGAAAGCTATTAACGCAGAAATCTTAAACAGGCTAAAAGAAATAATCACGGACACCCTTAAAAAGTGGGATTGCGAGCTATTGGAATTTAATGGCGAAGCAGACCATGTACACTTATTAATTGATTACAAGCCTGACAAACCCCTCTCAACACTCATTGGAAATATCAAAACAGTGAGCAGCAGATTAATTCGCAAAGAGTTTCCCTGTTTGGCTAAAAAATACTTCTACAACAAACCTTACTTTTGGACTGGTGCGTATTTTGTAGCTAGCTGCGGTGGTGTCACAGTTGAACAATTAAAAAATTACGTTGAGAACCAAGAACAGTCAAAACAATGA
- a CDS encoding MarR family winged helix-turn-helix transcriptional regulator, whose protein sequence is MVSSRSIPNRQTIEQLAQQFPEVDIASVETCLAFLDTTAEVYTALETHFARHGLSVGKFTLLMQLFVAGEQGLTPSGFAERAGVTRATITGLLDGLEREKLVQRQPYPGDRRMLTIHLTDKGRELISNLLPEHFCRTTSMMSQLTTAEKKTLIELLGKLRSGSAAMREP, encoded by the coding sequence ATGGTTTCCTCCCGCAGTATCCCCAACCGCCAGACTATAGAACAGCTGGCTCAACAATTTCCAGAAGTTGATATTGCTTCAGTCGAAACCTGTTTAGCTTTTCTCGATACTACTGCTGAAGTTTATACTGCCCTGGAAACTCATTTTGCCCGCCACGGCTTGTCTGTGGGCAAGTTTACCCTACTAATGCAATTGTTTGTGGCTGGGGAACAGGGACTTACACCTTCGGGTTTTGCCGAACGTGCGGGTGTCACTCGTGCAACTATTACCGGACTGTTAGATGGATTAGAACGGGAAAAATTAGTGCAGCGCCAACCCTATCCCGGCGATCGCCGAATGCTAACGATCCATCTGACTGACAAGGGACGAGAACTCATTTCAAATCTGCTTCCAGAGCATTTTTGCCGCACGACAAGCATGATGTCTCAGTTGACGACAGCAGAAAAAAAGACATTGATCGAGTTACTCGGTAAACTGCGCTCTGGTAGTGCTGCGATGCGCGAACCGTAA
- a CDS encoding WD40 repeat domain-containing protein codes for MLNSQQQVQSFGDIALGDGNVFTINQILHVTASAIQTRPLNPTSPYRGLRKFEFNHKDLFFGRDRLIANLIEVISQSNLILLLGASGSGKSSLVRAGILPQLAEKLGAKFRDFTFTPDRNPFESFRISLISKGYRQSEVETAFDNFKLPLNQGIHALKEKDSQWLIFIDQFEETFTLCQDLEQRKKFIDNLVAIAKSNRQSVKIILAMRADFLDRFSPYPNLGKIAQQNIHLVTDMHPDELRLAIEQPAAHHGVIFEAGLVEEIIRDIQGQAGSLPLLQYTLDLLWQNEDISDRTLNIKTYRELGGVRGALQTHVDRIYQHLQPQEQLAAKQIFLRLIDLTATEKEFNIVGKAVSRRAHLTEFDNQLVQNILDRLIDSNLLVSNRQEQSTVEIAHEILINSWSTLKEWIEDSKEAIVIRNRLSEDAQRWQDAGTPSDELWNGSKLQRVEELRQKQEFDRLGGLTELENQFIDASIAERDRRLWEAEARRKRLLIAVSGASVVFAGLSLLAGIQWQQAERQKTILSLRERGNQATNLLNVNPVVGVTQAIALTGESIDRFGDRFAQTLPQVRSSLRDAIAVPTERNALRGHQGAVWVAAFSPDGQYIVSASDDGTVRLWDKQGNPIGQPFRGHKGFVHSVAFSPDGQYIVSGGGDNTVRLWDKQGNLIGQPFRGHRGKVLSVAFSPNGQYIAIGGDDSTIGLWDLQGNLIGQPFQGHQGEVWSVAFSPDGQYIASGGADNTIKLWDKQGNPRSQPFRGHQDQVFAVAFSPDGKAIASGSADNTIRLWDLRGNAIAQPFTGHEDFVRAVTFSPDGKYVLSGSDDKTLRLWDLKGHQIGQPLIGHEYYLYSVGFSPDGETIVSSSEDSTVRLWNRADFETDSTLTGHQDTVLAVAISPDGQYVASSSADKTIQLWDKSGNPLTQLRGHQGAVNSIAISPDGQFIASGSDDRTVRLWNKQGNAIARPFQGHEDAVHSVAISTDGQHIISGSADGTIRLWDKQGNAIARPFQGHEGGVFSVAISPDGQQIISGGNDKTIRVWDLKGNPIGQPWRRHPDEVHSVAFSPDGKYVVSGSRDRTVRLWDRQGNAIGQPFLGHGSLVTSVAFSPDGEYIVSGSRDRTVRLWDLQGNAIGQPMQKHESSVTSIAISSDGQHIISGSWDKTVQLWQGGSFSTWLKTACNKLQAHSVITTHATETAKIASKTCQIKL; via the coding sequence ATGCTAAATAGTCAACAACAAGTACAAAGTTTTGGTGATATTGCATTAGGCGATGGAAATGTTTTTACGATTAACCAAATCCTCCACGTCACTGCTTCTGCAATTCAAACTCGTCCCCTCAATCCAACATCACCTTATCGAGGACTGAGAAAGTTTGAATTTAATCATAAAGATCTTTTCTTTGGTCGCGATCGCCTGATTGCCAATTTAATTGAAGTCATCAGTCAAAGTAATTTGATCCTACTCTTGGGTGCATCTGGTAGCGGCAAGTCATCCTTAGTTCGAGCTGGAATTCTCCCTCAACTTGCTGAAAAATTAGGTGCTAAATTTCGCGATTTCACATTTACTCCTGACAGAAATCCTTTTGAGTCTTTTCGGATTAGTTTAATTAGCAAAGGCTATAGACAATCCGAAGTAGAAACTGCTTTTGATAATTTTAAATTACCTCTCAATCAAGGTATTCACGCCTTGAAAGAGAAAGATTCGCAATGGCTCATATTTATCGACCAATTTGAAGAGACTTTCACATTATGTCAAGATTTAGAACAGCGCAAAAAATTTATTGATAATTTAGTTGCTATTGCAAAGTCGAATCGCCAATCTGTTAAAATTATCTTAGCAATGCGGGCAGATTTTTTAGATCGTTTTAGTCCCTACCCAAACTTAGGTAAAATTGCACAGCAGAATATTCATCTCGTCACCGATATGCACCCAGATGAGTTGAGACTGGCGATCGAACAACCTGCTGCTCATCATGGTGTTATTTTTGAAGCCGGATTAGTAGAAGAAATTATTCGAGATATCCAAGGACAAGCTGGTTCTTTACCTTTATTACAATATACTTTAGATTTACTTTGGCAAAATGAAGATATTTCAGACCGCACTTTAAATATTAAAACTTATCGAGAACTGGGCGGCGTGCGCGGCGCATTACAAACTCATGTCGATCGCATTTATCAGCATTTACAACCACAAGAACAACTGGCAGCAAAACAAATTTTTCTCAGATTAATCGATTTAACTGCAACAGAAAAAGAATTCAATATAGTAGGAAAAGCTGTCAGTCGTCGTGCCCATCTGACCGAATTTGACAATCAATTAGTTCAAAATATTTTAGATCGATTAATTGATAGCAACTTATTAGTTAGCAATCGTCAAGAACAATCGACTGTAGAAATTGCTCACGAAATTTTAATTAACTCTTGGTCAACTCTGAAAGAATGGATCGAAGATAGTAAAGAAGCGATCGTCATTCGCAATCGATTGTCAGAAGATGCCCAACGCTGGCAAGATGCAGGTACACCCTCAGACGAACTCTGGAATGGTTCTAAGTTGCAACGGGTAGAAGAACTGCGACAGAAGCAAGAATTCGATCGCCTGGGTGGGTTAACTGAGTTAGAAAATCAATTTATCGATGCCAGTATAGCAGAACGCGATCGCCGTCTTTGGGAAGCAGAAGCACGTAGAAAACGTCTACTAATAGCAGTTTCAGGCGCATCTGTAGTTTTTGCTGGGCTATCCCTCTTAGCGGGGATACAGTGGCAACAAGCCGAACGACAGAAAACAATTTTAAGCTTGCGCGAACGGGGAAATCAAGCTACCAACTTACTAAACGTTAACCCAGTAGTAGGGGTAACTCAGGCGATCGCCCTCACTGGTGAAAGTATAGACCGATTTGGCGATCGATTCGCACAGACTTTACCCCAAGTACGTTCTAGTTTACGGGATGCGATCGCCGTACCTACAGAACGCAACGCCCTCAGAGGACATCAGGGTGCTGTTTGGGTAGCTGCTTTTAGCCCCGATGGTCAGTATATTGTCAGTGCTAGCGATGACGGGACGGTGCGGTTGTGGGATAAACAGGGTAATCCCATCGGTCAACCCTTTCGGGGTCATAAAGGTTTTGTTCATTCAGTCGCTTTCAGTCCAGACGGGCAATATATAGTCAGTGGCGGTGGTGACAACACAGTGAGGTTATGGGATAAACAGGGTAATCTTATCGGTCAGCCCTTCCGAGGTCATCGGGGTAAGGTGCTGTCAGTCGCTTTTAGCCCTAATGGACAGTACATCGCTATTGGGGGTGATGATAGCACGATCGGGTTATGGGATTTACAGGGCAACCTCATCGGTCAACCCTTCCAGGGACATCAAGGAGAAGTTTGGTCAGTCGCCTTCAGTCCAGACGGACAATACATTGCTAGCGGTGGTGCTGACAACACGATTAAGCTGTGGGACAAACAAGGAAACCCACGCAGTCAGCCTTTTCGGGGTCATCAAGACCAGGTGTTTGCAGTTGCCTTCAGTCCCGATGGAAAAGCGATCGCGAGTGGTAGTGCCGATAATACAATTCGCTTGTGGGATCTCAGAGGCAATGCGATCGCTCAACCCTTCACCGGACACGAAGATTTTGTCCGTGCAGTCACTTTTAGCCCCGATGGAAAGTATGTTTTGAGTGGCAGCGATGATAAAACGCTGCGGTTGTGGGATTTAAAAGGACATCAAATCGGTCAGCCTCTAATCGGACATGAATATTATCTTTACTCAGTTGGCTTTAGTCCTGATGGAGAGACAATTGTTAGTAGTAGCGAAGATAGTACAGTTCGCCTCTGGAATCGAGCCGATTTTGAAACCGATTCCACTCTGACAGGACACCAAGATACAGTTTTGGCTGTAGCCATTAGTCCCGATGGGCAGTACGTTGCAAGTAGTAGTGCTGACAAGACAATTCAGTTGTGGGATAAATCTGGAAATCCTCTGACTCAGCTACGAGGTCATCAAGGTGCTGTCAACTCAATTGCTATTAGTCCAGACGGACAATTTATCGCTAGTGGTAGCGACGATCGCACGGTACGATTGTGGAATAAACAAGGTAATGCGATCGCTCGTCCCTTTCAAGGACATGAAGATGCTGTACACTCAGTGGCTATCAGTACTGATGGACAACATATAATCAGTGGTAGTGCAGACGGTACAATTCGATTATGGGATAAACAGGGTAATGCGATCGCGCGTCCTTTCCAAGGACATGAAGGTGGCGTATTCTCAGTGGCTATCAGTCCTGATGGACAACAAATTATTAGTGGTGGGAACGACAAAACAATTCGCGTGTGGGATCTAAAGGGCAATCCTATCGGTCAACCCTGGCGTAGACATCCAGATGAAGTCCACTCAGTAGCTTTTAGCCCAGATGGAAAATATGTCGTTAGCGGTAGCCGCGATCGCACGGTACGATTGTGGGATCGCCAAGGCAACGCGATCGGTCAACCTTTTTTAGGGCATGGTAGTCTCGTTACATCCGTTGCTTTCAGCCCAGATGGAGAATATATCGTTAGTGGTAGTCGAGATCGCACGGTAAGACTGTGGGATTTGCAAGGCAATGCGATCGGTCAACCGATGCAAAAACATGAAAGTTCTGTCACCTCAATTGCAATTAGCTCCGATGGGCAACATATTATCAGCGGCAGTTGGGACAAAACAGTACAATTATGGCAAGGTGGTAGTTTCTCAACTTGGTTGAAAACAGCTTGCAACAAACTACAAGCGCATTCCGTTATTACCACACATGCCACAGAAACAGCCAAGATAGCCAGCAAAACCTGTCAAATTAAGTTGTAA
- a CDS encoding alpha-amylase family glycosyl hydrolase — translation MPTIQFTYCTGLRREIFANVRLTGNWDGNGRYSEQWTTIPMQQAIGEDGCPCFTTTVELDDSQVGWLFRWGVILDSSAGADRWGIATEINDSNSSDRYRSFTLQPDSGKPQPESYYLTHSRLLGAQKYYNDAPQPAIQFAVWSPNAQNVEVVFGGTSGYIGDDGSGIDSSRSTLALSRQNNGIWLTNIANSALANFSNFDHLPYMYRITKQSGRVEYKTDLYSRCQIGQGNINPNGAAYTGDYRELDGSVSCSVVVDPDRVLMQPGDSITSSSQEFTSEAEFWQNEFNPNRPLPRRVEDLVIYELHVGALGYGTNRPGNFADAIQLLPYLVDLGVNAVELLPMSEFRDEQNWGYETSHYFALEYSAGGRDQLKHFVRECHRNGIAVIMDVVYNHYSPDAGRAQWAYDSDVPEQNIYYWYEGNSSNYFYSDGRHFPEGGYVDNMSTGFSPRFHEEMVRKMFISSAATLLEEFHVDGFRVDQTTSMHSYNVLHADGRPLGNVNVFGAKFLREWCRTLKLIRPDVMLMAEDHSDWDRVTESTENGGLGFDAAWYSSFYHNLVGDASAGREYAKLIPTAGYGDNDPLAMDYFAGALAASGSHKVVYHESHDEAGNSYYDEGGHRVESRRTIVAAVNSAPLIGDTRRFAEARCHFACGVTMLSAGTPMFLMGEEIGAQKAYRYRDFMNNREDLLGERQTNGQRLFRFYQDIIRLRLNNSGLRSHNIDIIHVHNANRVIAFRRWDNSQEFLIAASLNNNPFGSGYAIESSRLGNGSWREVFNSDAEPYGGNSVGNLGGSIGSSTGWIHVVIPANGFVVLQRI, via the coding sequence ATGCCTACCATTCAATTTACATATTGCACGGGATTAAGAAGAGAGATTTTTGCCAACGTCCGCTTAACTGGTAACTGGGACGGCAACGGACGCTATTCGGAGCAGTGGACGACTATCCCCATGCAACAGGCTATTGGTGAAGATGGTTGTCCCTGCTTTACAACAACAGTTGAGTTAGATGATTCGCAAGTTGGTTGGTTATTTCGTTGGGGTGTAATTTTAGATAGTTCAGCAGGCGCAGATCGGTGGGGCATTGCCACTGAGATTAACGATAGTAATTCGAGCGATCGCTACCGCAGTTTTACACTACAACCTGACAGCGGTAAACCGCAACCAGAAAGCTATTACCTCACCCATTCCCGTCTTCTGGGAGCGCAAAAATACTATAACGATGCTCCCCAACCAGCGATTCAATTTGCCGTTTGGTCGCCTAACGCTCAGAATGTGGAAGTAGTTTTTGGTGGCACTAGCGGTTACATAGGTGATGACGGTTCTGGTATCGACTCCTCTCGCAGTACTCTGGCTTTGTCTCGACAAAATAACGGCATTTGGCTAACAAATATTGCTAATTCCGCCCTGGCTAATTTTTCTAATTTCGACCATCTGCCCTATATGTATCGGATTACGAAACAGAGTGGCAGAGTAGAATACAAAACAGATTTATATTCCCGCTGTCAGATAGGGCAAGGAAATATCAATCCCAACGGCGCAGCTTATACTGGCGATTACCGCGAACTCGATGGTTCGGTGAGTTGTTCGGTGGTTGTCGATCCCGATCGCGTTTTGATGCAACCTGGAGATAGCATTACGTCATCTTCACAAGAATTTACCTCTGAAGCAGAGTTTTGGCAAAACGAATTTAATCCTAATCGTCCCCTTCCCCGTCGCGTTGAAGATCTCGTTATCTACGAACTGCATGTTGGTGCGTTGGGATACGGTACGAATCGACCTGGTAATTTTGCCGATGCTATACAACTGCTGCCCTACTTAGTCGATTTGGGTGTCAATGCGGTTGAATTACTGCCCATGTCTGAATTTAGAGACGAGCAAAATTGGGGTTACGAAACATCCCACTACTTTGCTTTAGAATACAGCGCGGGTGGTCGCGACCAATTGAAGCATTTCGTTCGCGAGTGCCATCGTAACGGTATTGCTGTAATTATGGATGTGGTCTATAACCACTACTCTCCAGATGCCGGACGCGCCCAATGGGCTTACGATTCGGACGTTCCCGAACAAAACATCTATTACTGGTACGAGGGCAACTCCAGCAACTATTTCTACTCGGACGGCAGGCATTTCCCAGAAGGCGGATATGTAGACAACATGTCTACTGGTTTCTCTCCCCGCTTTCATGAAGAGATGGTACGGAAGATGTTTATCAGCAGTGCCGCGACTCTATTAGAAGAGTTTCACGTTGACGGTTTCCGCGTCGATCAAACAACTTCGATGCACTCATATAACGTACTACATGCCGATGGTAGACCGTTAGGTAACGTTAATGTTTTTGGGGCTAAATTCCTACGAGAATGGTGTCGGACGTTGAAGCTGATCCGCCCAGATGTGATGTTGATGGCGGAGGATCATTCTGATTGGGATCGAGTCACCGAGTCAACTGAAAATGGTGGTTTGGGGTTTGATGCGGCTTGGTATTCCAGTTTCTACCATAATTTAGTTGGCGATGCCAGCGCTGGAAGAGAATATGCCAAATTAATTCCCACAGCTGGCTATGGTGACAACGATCCGCTAGCAATGGATTATTTTGCAGGCGCGTTAGCAGCATCTGGCAGTCACAAAGTTGTCTACCACGAATCCCACGACGAAGCGGGTAACTCATATTACGACGAAGGTGGTCATCGCGTTGAATCTCGGCGCACGATTGTAGCAGCGGTGAACTCTGCACCCTTAATTGGCGACACGCGGCGCTTTGCTGAGGCACGCTGTCACTTTGCTTGTGGCGTGACAATGTTGAGTGCAGGTACGCCGATGTTTCTCATGGGTGAAGAAATTGGGGCGCAAAAAGCCTACAGATACCGCGATTTCATGAACAACCGCGAAGATTTACTCGGCGAACGGCAAACCAACGGACAGCGATTGTTTCGATTTTATCAGGATATCATTCGATTGCGACTCAACAATTCAGGATTGCGATCGCACAACATTGACATCATCCACGTCCACAATGCTAACCGAGTTATTGCATTTAGACGCTGGGACAACTCCCAAGAATTTTTAATTGCTGCCAGTCTGAATAATAATCCTTTTGGATCGGGATATGCGATCGAATCTTCTCGTCTTGGTAATGGTTCTTGGCGCGAAGTTTTTAATAGCGATGCCGAACCTTATGGGGGAAATAGTGTCGGTAATTTAGGCGGATCTATTGGTTCTAGCACTGGGTGGATTCATGTTGTTATTCCGGCAAATGGATTTGTTGTTTTGCAGCGAATTTAG